In Hahella sp. HNIBRBA332, the genomic window CTGGGTCAGCGGCGCGGCGAACGCCCGCCCCCATCCCGCCAGACGGGGAACCGGCACGCGACTGTCGCAATCCCCTCCCGCAATATAGGCCTGAACGTCCAGCGGCGGCTTCGGCATGCCGGCCAACGCCGCCAGCAACGTCAGATCATTGCGCATCACCCCGATCACATAGGCGCGCAACTCCGGGTCCGCCAGCACTTCCGGCGGCGTGCCTTCGTACTGCTCCAGCAGACGCAGGATATCGTCATCAGACAGCGATTCCCGGGGTCTTCCGCGCAGGTCAATGGGATCGATATAGCCGCGCGCGGAGAGCATCACTCCCAGACGCATCTCCGGCGCTTCGCGCCTGAGTCGATGGGCAGTCTGGTAGGCAAGCTCAGCGCCCAGGCTGTGGCCGCATATCATCAAAGGCTTGTGACGCCCCAGCCCCAGTCGTTCGATGGCATTCATTATCTCGCCAAGAGTGACCTCGGCGTCCGCCGTCAGGGGATCCAGAAAGCGTGAGCCTCTCCCCGCCAATTCCAGGCAAAAGACTTCTATCGAATCGGACATTTTCTGCGCCAGTTGCATGTAGCTGTAACTGGAGCCTCCCGCATGATGCATAAACAGCAACTGCGCGGCGGCGTCCGGCCTGTTGTGCGCCGCAAACAAGACTGAATCAGACAAGGCTAACCTCCTCCTTGGCGTCAATCATGGAAGCGGAGGGTTTCTGATATACCCGTTGAAACGCCGGCGCCGCCGCAATAGGAGCGCCAGCGATCCACCCCGGACCGCGCGCGCTTTTGAATTTGAAATAGTCGTCATACTCCTGGCTGGTGACGAAGTTATAGGTCAGGGAAATGCTGGGCGACAGGGTGTGCACCTCATGGGTCAGGCCCTTGGGAATCAGCATGATTTCTCCCGGCTCCAGATCGAAGCGCCAAACCCTGTCCGCCTGCCCGCCAGGATCATTGCCGGCGGCGGGCGAATGGGGGAACGATCGTCCTTCCGCAAGGGTTCTGGCGGCGCCCTCCAGAGACGAAGAAAAGATCCAACCCGCCTTTTTGCCCACTACCTGACACAACACGGCGTTGGTGCGCATGCCGTCCACATGCAA contains:
- a CDS encoding thioesterase II family protein — translated: MSDSVLFAAHNRPDAAAQLLFMHHAGGSSYSYMQLAQKMSDSIEVFCLELAGRGSRFLDPLTADAEVTLGEIMNAIERLGLGRHKPLMICGHSLGAELAYQTAHRLRREAPEMRLGVMLSARGYIDPIDLRGRPRESLSDDDILRLLEQYEGTPPEVLADPELRAYVIGVMRNDLTLLAALAGMPKPPLDVQAYIAGGDCDSRVPVPRLAGWGRAFAAPLTQRVFTGGHFYLFADTNVVPWIEAQVGELAQLQAQPLSLGELPESAAMNWGDRI